AGCGCCGCATCATCAACATCCTCGGCGGCACGGTCGAAGGGCCGAAGCTCAACGGCAAGGTGCTGCCCGGCGGCGCCGACTGGCAGATCGTGCGCGCCGACGGCGTGGTGCACCTGCATGCGCGCTATACGATCGAGACCAACACCGGCGGTCAGATCCTGGTGGATGCCGAAGGCTACCGTCACGGCCCGCCCGACGTGATGGCAGCGCTGGCGCGCGACGAGACGGTCGATCCCTCGCGCTACTATTTCCGGACCGCCATGCGGTTCGAAACCGCCGATCCGGCTTCATCCTGGCTTAACCGTATCCTCGCCATCGGTTATGGCGCCCGCGCCAACCAGCAGGTCCGTATCGAAGTGTTCGAAGTACTATGAGGGCGACTTGACCGAGACGCCCGGACCCCGCAAGACTCCTATTAGTTGTCTTTGACAACATATTTTCGGACCTCAATTCGGACAACGGACGGCCCGACCCTGATGGCCAAAAAAGCAAGCCAGAAAGCAAGCCGCCCCACATCCGCCCTGCCCGACTCGCTCGCGGCCGAACTGCGCGGCAACATCGCTGTCGTGACGCTGAAGCGCCCGCACAAGCGCAACGCGCTCGACGACACCACTGTGCTGGGCCTGCAATCGTTCTTTGCCACGCTGCCGAAGGACATCAAGGCCGTCGTGCTCAATGGCGAAGGCCAGCATTTCTCGGCGGGCCTCGACCTCACCGAACTCTCCGAACGCAACACCGCCGAAGGCGTTGAGCATTCGGCGAGCTGGCACCGCGCCTTCCAGCACATCGAATTCGGCAAGGCGCCGGTCGTCGCCGTGCTGCATGGCGCCGTGGTCGGCGGCGGTCTCGAGCTTGCCGCGGCTGCGCATGTGCGCATCGCCGAGCGCTCGACCTACTACGCGCTGCCCGAAGGCAGCCGCGGCATCTATGTCGGCGGCGGCGCGTCGGTGCGATTGCCGCGGCTGATCGGCGTGTCGCGCATGCAGGAAATGATGCTGACCGGCCGCACCTACAATGCGGAGGAAGGCTTCAGCATCGGGCTCTCGCACTATGTGGTCGAAGACGGCGAAGGCCTCGCCAAGGGCGTCGCGCTCGCCAAGCGCATCGCCGAGAACGCGCCGCTCACCAATTTCGCGATCACCCACGTGCTGCCGCGCATCGCCGAGAGCGATCCGGCATCGGGCTACGTCACCGAGTCGCTGATGGCGGCGATCGCCCAAGGCAGCGACGAGGCCAAGTCACGGCTGAAGGATTTTCTGGAGAAGCGTGGCAAGAAGGTGCTTCGGGGGTGAAGCGTGGCTGAAGCAATGCGCAACAGGACTGCTGCCGCGGCGCCGCTCCGCCCGGTGCGGCTTGGACCTTCGGATGTCGAGATCGAGCGCAGGCCCGACGGCACGCTCCTTCTGCGTTCGCCGCATCCGCTCGAGCGCTATCACGACAAGCTGACGGTGCGGCTCGAGCATTGGGCGGCGGTGGCGCCCGATCGCGTGTTCCTGGCGCAGCGGACGCGCGACGGCTCCTGGCGCAAGGTGGCCTATCGCGATGCGTGGCTTCAGGTGCGCAGCATTGCGCAGGCTCTGATCGAGCGGAAGCTTTCGGTGGAGCGCCCGATCGCAATCCTCTCCGGCAACGACATCGAACACGCCCTCCTGGGCCTCGCCGCCATGATGATCGGCGTGCCTTACGCGCCGATCTCGGTGCCCTACTCGCTGATGTCGAGCGACTTCGGCAAGCTCAAGTCGATCATCGAGGTGCTCAATCCGGGCCTGGTGTTCGCGGCCGACGGCAAGGCGTTTGCACGCGCGATCGACAGCGCGGTGCCGCTCGGCGTCGAGATCGTCACCACGGTCAATCCGCTCGACAGCCGCCCGACCTCGTCCTTCGCCGAACTGCTGATGACCGAGTCGACCGTGACGGTCGAAGCCTTCCACGCCAGGGTCGGCCCCGACACCATCGCCAAGATCCTCTTCACCTCGGGCTCGACCGGCTATCCCAAGGGCGTCATCAACACCCAGCGCATGCTGTGTTCGAACCAGGCGATGATCCGCGCCGGATTGCGCTTCGTCGGCGACGAGCCGCCGGTGATCGTGGATTGGCTGCCCTGGAACCACACCTTCGGCAGCAATCACAACTTCAACCTGGTGCTCGACAACGGCGGGTCGCTCTACATCGACGAGGGCAAGCCGCTGCCCGGCGCGATCGCCGCCACTGCGAAGAACCTGAAGGAGATCGCGCCGACGATCTACTTCAACGTGCCCAAAGGCTACGAGGCGCTGCTGCCGCATCTTCGCGCCGACGCCGAGTTGCGGAAGAACTTCTTCAGCCGGCTCAAGGTGCTGTTCTACGCCGGCGCAGCGTTGCAGCAGTATGTCTGGGACGCGTTGCAGGAGCTCAGCGTTGCGGCCTGCGGCGAGCGGGTGATCTTCATCTCCAGCATCGGCTCGACCGAGACTTCGCCGCTCGCCATCGCCTGCAATTGGGACTATCCGCGACCGGGCAACATCGGCGTGCCGGCGCCGGGCGCCGTGCTGAAGCTCGTGCCCAACGAAGGCAAGCTCGAATGCCGGCTCAAGGGCCCGAACATCACGCCGGGCTATTGGCGGAAGCCGGAGCTGACGAACGACGCCTTCGATGAAGAAGGCTTCTACAAGATCGGCGACGCGCTGAAGTTCGTCGATCCGAACGATCCGAGCCAGGGCCTGTTGTTCGACGGCCGGCTCGCCGAGGACTTCAAGCTGGCCAGCGGCACGTGGGTCAGCGCCGGTGCGCTGCGTGCGCAGTTCGTAGATCATTGCGCGCCGCTGATGCGCGACGCGGTGATCGCCGGCGCCGACCGCGACGACCTCACCGCCCTGGTGTTTCCGGACATCGAAGCCTGCCGCAAGATTGCGGAGGTGCCCGCCGATGCGCCGCCCGCCGCGGTGCTGGGCGATGCCAAGCTGCGTGGCGAATTCAGCCGGCGCCTGACCGCACTGGCGCAGCAAAGCGCGGGCAGCTCGACGCGCATTTGCCGGATCATCCTGATGGCCGAACCGCCGTCGCTCGATGCCGGCGAAGCCACCGACAAAGGCTCGATCAACCAGCGCGCGGTCTTGACGCGGCGGAAGGCCCTGGTGGAAGAGCTGTATGCGTCGACGCCATCGGCAAACGTGATCTCCATCGACGAACGGAACTAGATTTCATGGACCCCAAAGGACACGCCGCGATCGTGACCGGTGCTGCTTCCGGTCTCGGTGCCGAGACCGCGGCGGCACTGGCCAAGGCCGGCTCCAAGGTCGCCTGCCTCGATATCAACATCGAGGGCGCGAGACAGACCGCCAGCAGGATCGGCGGCATCGCGATCAAGTGCGACGTCACGAGCGAAAGCGGCGCCGTCGCGGCTTTGAAGGAGGCGCGCGACAAGAACGGCCCGGCGCGCATTCTCGTCAACTGCGCCGGCGTCGGTCCGGCCAAGCGCATGGTCGGCCGTGACGGCCCGATGCCGCTGGCCGAATTCGAGAAAGTGATTTCGATCAATCTGGTCGGCACCTTCAACATGATGCGGCTCGCCGCCGCCGACATGCAGACGCTGGAGCCGCTCGCCGATCACGAACGCGGCGTGATCGTCTCCACCGCCTCGGTCGCGGCCTTCGAGGGCCAGATCGGCCAGACCGCCTATTCGGCGTCCAAGGGCGGCGTCGCGGCGCTGACGCTGCCGGCGGCGCGCGAGCTGTCGCAATTCGGCATCCGTGTGGCCGCGATCGCGCCCGGCATCTTCGCCACGCCGATGCTGACCGCGCTGCCCCAGGCCGCGCAGGACAGCCTCGGCGCCTCGGTGCCGTTCCCCAAGCGGCTCGGCGAGCCGCGCGAATACGCCGACCTTGTGCTGTTCATCGTCCGCAGCAATTATCTCAACGGCGAAGTGATCCGGATCGACGGGGCGCTGCGCATGGCGCCGCGCTGAAACTGGAGCAAGCCTTGAGGACAAAGCTGTGGGGATGATGATCTATATCCGGCACGCCCGCATCGAATGGGGCGACTGCGATCCCGCCGGCATCGTGTTCTTCCCGCGCTACTTCGCGATGTTCGACAGCTGCACCACGGGATTGTTCTCGCAGGCGCTCGGCATGAGCAAATATCAGTTCCGGCAACACTACGCGTTCGACGGCTATCCGATGGTCGACACGCGGGCGCGCTTTTTGAAGCCCACCAAGTTCGGCGACGACGTCGTGATCGAAACCAAGGTGACGGAGTTCCGCCGATCGAGCTTCGACGTGCAGCACCGGCTGACGCTCGACAACGAGCTTTGCGTCGAATGCCTCGACACCCGCGTCTGGGCCGAACGCAATCCGGACAATCCGGAAAAAATCCGCTCCAAGCCCATTCCGCAAGACGTCATCGCGAAGTTCAACGTGCCGTAACGGCATGAACGGCCGCATGGTGTGATGACAGAGCTCAAGCCCATTGTCCTGGTGACCGGCGCCTCGGCGGGACTCGGCGCGGCGCTTGCCGAGGGGTTCGCCGAGCGCGGACACAGCATCGTGCTGGTCGCCCGCCGCGCAGCGCAGCTCAATGAAGTGGCTGACGGCATCGCGGCGAAAGGCCACGAGCGGCCGCATGTGATCGCGCTCGATCTGGCGTCGCCGGATGCCGGCGACCGCCTGGAGCGGGCGTTGCAGGAGGCGGGGCTTGAGCCCGAGATCGTCGTCAACAATGCGGGCTTTGGGCTGCTGGGCCCGGCCGTAAAGCTCGACCGCGCGCAGCAGCTGGCCATGGTCGATCTCAATGTGCGGATCGCGACCGATCTCGCGCTCCGCTTTTCCGACAGCCTCGCGCGCCGCAAAGGCGGCATCCTCAATGTCGCTTCGGTGCTGGGCTTCCTGCCCGGCCCGGGCATGGCGGTCTATCACGCCACCAAGGCCTATCTCGTGTCGTTCAGCCTGGCGCTGCATCAGGAGATGAAGGCCAAGGGCATCCGCGTGACGGTGCTCTGCCCGGGCCCAATCGAGACCGAATTCGCCGTGCGCCCGGTGGGCTATTTCGCGCGGCGGCTGACCCGGCCGCTCGAACACGTCGTGCGTCACGGCATCGCGGGTTTCCTCGCCGGCGAGCCTGTCGTGGTGCCGGGCAAGGACAACAAGGTCCTCACCGTGCTGGCGCGGCTGCTGCCGCGGTGGCTCACGCTGTCGATGGTCGGCAACAGCAAGCGCCGGCGTTTCGAGGCAACATGAGCACCCCCGTGACGCTCATCACCGGCGCGTCCGCCGGTATCGGCGCGGCGCTTGCGACCATGTTCGCCGAGCACGGCCATGCTGTGGTGCTGACGGCGCGGCGCGAAGCGCAACTCTCGGCCGTCGCGGATGCGATCGAGCGTGCGGGCCGGCCGCGGCCCCGCATCATTGCGACCGATCTCGCGCGGCCCGAGGCGACGGCTGAGATCGAGAGCGAATTGCGCGCGGCGGGCCTCGAGGTGCAATACCTGGTCAACAATGCAGGCTTCGGTTTCGTCGGCAACGCCACCGAGATGAACGGCGCCGAGCGCCTCGCGATGGTCGATCTGAACGTTCGCGCCCTCACCGAACTGTCGCTGACGTTTGCGCCAAGCCTCGTGCGCCACAAGGGCGGGCTTTTGAATGTCGCGTCGGTCGCGGGATTCATGCCCGGTCCAGGCATGGCGGTCTATCACGCCACCAAGGCCTACGTGGTGTCGTTCAGCGAGGCCTTGCACCAGGAGCTGAAGTCGCAGGGCGTCCGCGTCACAGCGCTCTGTCCCGGTCCGGTCGAGACCGAATTCCAGACGCGCGCCGGCATGCCCGAGGGCTACTTCCCGAAAATCATGACGCGCTCGCCCGATCGCGTCGCCCGTGAGGGCTATGACGGGCTGATGCGGGGCAGACGCATCGTGATACCGGGCTTCAACAATCAGGTGGCGGCGCTGCTGCCGCGGTTTGTGCCGCGCGGCTTGCTGCTTTCGATGATGGGACGGCGCAGCCGTAACGCCTAGGGCTGCGGCGCGACAGCCCGACAGGTGCCGTCCGCGTCGAAGCGCCCAAACGTCTCGACGGCGTCTTGCGCCCACTCCTCGACCGGCAGCGGGCCGCAAACCAGCATCATGTACTCGTAGTGCGCGCGCCGATCGTTGCCCATGACGAACTGGTAGTGCATGCGGAACAGGTCCCAGCGCCGCTTCCTGTAGAACTCCGGCGACATCATCTCCCTGATCCGCACCTTCCAGACCAGCGGGTTGCGGCGCCACGCTCCTGCATCGATGCCGATGCCCGCGACTGGATCGAAGTTGAAGAAGTTGAGCACATCGGCGCGTGCCTGCACGTCGATCCAGAGGACCGACGGCTCGATCGCCACACGATAAACTTCGTTGCGCACGCGCGTGGCGTGGCGGTGCAGGCCGATGCCGGGCATCAGCGAACCGGGCGTCAGCAACACCACCTTGGGACCGTGGGTGCCAAGCGCCGGATCGATCTCCAGCGCGCGCGCCACCACGGCCGGTCCAAGCACGCCGCCGCCGGAGTGACCCACCACGACGATCTCGTCGATGCCGGGGGCCTTGACCATCTCGACCAGGCGCTGCGCGCCGGCTTCGACAAAGTAATCGAAGCACGAGGGCTCGCCGCGGCCGTAACGCAACAGATACGGCCAATGGCTGTTGATCTGCACCGTGAACAGCTTGTCGGCCAAGGGCCGCAGCAGCTTGAACACACCGATGGCGACCAGCGCTCCGACCAGGACATTGACCACCGATGGCAGGGCGATGAACTTCTGCAGGGCCCAGACCACGCACCAGCCGCCGAGCGCAGAGGCCGCCAGCCACAGGATCAGCAGCAACTGGAAATACGTCAGCGCCGCGCCGTACTGCGGAGAGGCGCGATAAATCCGAAACAGAGTGCCGGTGTAGAGATAGTTGAACATCAAGCCGAGCGCGCGCGGCACCTGACGCCACATCGGCTGCGCCATGTTGGCGCGGATCATCCGCTCCTGGCGCAGGAATTCGTAGCAGGTGTGGACCCGCCAGTTGGGCCCTGCCGCCGCGACATCCCAATGGGCAAAGTCGTCGGAATCCAATTGCAACGGACCGGCCTTGGCGCGGACCGGCCAGTTTTTCAAAAACCGCCGCAAGGCGTGATCGAACAGCTTGTAATAGCCTTCGGCGCCCTGCGGATCGTAGCCCTCGATGTAGAGCACGTGCCGGCGCCAGCTCAGGCCGCCGCTGGTGGTGCTGCCGGTCTCAGCCATCGTGGCGCTCACGGATCGTGCCGCAGCCGATCGCGCAACTTGTGACGCTGGACCTTGCCGGTGGCGGTGCGCGGCAGGTCGGCGATCGTCTCGAAGCGGCGCGGCTGCTTGTAGCGCGGCAGCACTTGCGAGAGCCGCTCGCGCGCCGCGACGATCGCAGCCGCAGGCTCCGCGCCCGTCGCCGGCACCACATACAGCACGATCTCGGCGAGGCCGATCTCGTTCTCGCCCAGCACCGCGGCGCTCTCCACGATGGACGGAATGCCGGCCAGCGCGTCTTCGATCTCGGACGGCGAGACCCAGAGGCCGGAAACGCGCAGGATGTCGCCGGTGCGGCCGCGGTGATGATAGAAGCCGTCGGCATCGCGGGTGTATTCGTCACCCGTCGAGAACCAGCCGTCGGGCTTGAAGCGATCGGCTGGCCGCTCCGGCGGCCGCGACGTGTCGCCCGCCGAGCGATAACCCTCGCACACCGACGTCATACGAACCTCGAGCCGGCCCGCGGTGTCGGGCTGCTCGACCACCGCGCCGTCGTCGCTGACGATGCGAAGCTCCACGCCCGGCATCGCGTAGCCGGACGAGCCCGGCTTGCGTTCCGTGGGCGTGTTGCCGATCACCATATAGACCAGCTCCGAACAGCCGAGCCCGTCAAGGATCGGATGGCCCGATGCTGCTTCCCAGGCGTTCCAGATCTGCGGCGGCATGCGCTCGCCCGCCGATACGAAATAGCGCATCCCGCGAAACGACGGCGTCTGTGCCAGCCCGGCTTCGAGCAACCGATGATAGACCGCCGGAACGCTCAGCAGAACGGTCGGTTTGAAGCGCTCCATGGTGTCGGCAACGCTTCGTTCGGTCGCCCAGCGCTCCAGCAGCACGTTGCCGCAACCCATGCGCAGCGCCGCGAAGCTGTTGCCGATCGCATAGGCGAAATGGAAGCGCGACGTTGCAAACAGGCGGTCGTCCTTGGTGCAGCCCAGCACCTCGGCGTAATAGCGCGCGCTGATGCCGACGTTGCGATGATGATGCTCGACCGCCTTCGGCACGCCGGTGGTGCCCGACGTCATCACCCAGAACGCCGGATCGTTCGGCTTGCGCGGCGTGGGCACGAGCGGCGCGGCAGGCTTGCTCTTCCAGGCGGCGAGCTCGCCGTCGCGATACATCAGCCTGGTTTGCGGCGACGCCGCCGCGATCGCGAGCTTCGCGGTCTCGACGAATTCGGCATCGATCACCAGCACCGCGGGGCGCACGATCGAAAGAATCTGCGTGAGCTCTTCGGGCGAAGCGCGGCTCGACATCGCGACCGCGATCGCGCCAGCCGCCATGGCGCCGAGATGCATCGCGATGATGTCCGGCGTGTCGAGCATGAGCATGCCGACACGGTCGTTCGGCTGAACGCCCGCTTCGCGCAGTCCCGCCGCGAACTGGCCGACACGCGCGGCGAGCGCGCCGTAGGTCAGCGTCTCACCGGCGTTGAGCAACGCCGGATGATCCGGTCCCGCGACCTTCAGTCCGTGCAACAGGCAATATTCGACCGCATTCATCGGGAGGGTGCGTCAGGCTGGCCGCGCGTCGGCGGCGACCACTTCGATGACTTCGACGGCCGGATGCGCGGTCGGCAAGACGCGGTTGAGCTTCAACCCAGCCTTGCCGAACAGCGCCTGATACTCCGGCGCGGTGCGCTCGCGCCCGCCGGTGAGCAGCATGACGTGCAGGTCGAGCCAGCGGCCCGGTCCCGGCGTGTCGTCGGTCGGCACGGTCTTTTCGAGCACCAGCACGCGGGCGTCCGGCTTCATAGCGCGGCGCACGTTTCGCAGCATCTTCAGGCAGTCATCGTCGTCATAATCGTGCAGGAGATGCCGGAACAGATAGCCGTCGGCACCCTCGGGCACGGACTCGAACACATTGCCGGCGATGAAGGACACGCCGGGCAACGGCCCGCCTTCGCCGCGGCGGGCGGCGTCGATGCCCTCCTGCAGATCGAACAGCGTGCCCTGCACGCCCGGATGCGCGGCGAGGATCGCCGACAGCAGCATGCCGTGACCGCCGCCGACATCGACGATGCGCTTGAACTGGCCGAAATCGTAAGCCGAAACGATCGCCGGCGTCTCCGGCGAGTGCACCTCGACCATCATGCGCTGGAAGCGCGCGCCTTCCTTCGGATTGGCATGCAGCCAGTCGAACAGCTCTTTTCCCTTCAACGCTTCGAACGCGATGCCGCCCGCGAGCGCGCCGTCGAGCTTGCTCCAGATCTCGCCATTGTACTCGGTGAGCAGCTCCGCCGAGGTCTTCATCGAGTTCGGCGCACTCGACGTCAGCATCCGGCCCAGCGGGGTGAGCGCAAAGCGCTCGCCAGCCGATTCCGTGACGATGCCGCAGGTCGAGAGCGCGCGCAGGAGGCGATAGACCCGGTCGGGAACGAGGCCATGCGCTTTGGCCAGCGCTTCGGCACTGTCGCCGCCGGCCTCCATGGCATCGGCCAGGCCCAGCCGCGCGAACGAGCCGATGGCATGCGTCACCCAAAGGCTCGACAGAAGCTGCATCATTTTCTTGTGCAGCGATGCGGGATCGGCAGCCGCTTTGGGTGACTTCACGCTTTCGACTTTCAACATCCCCTCCGGGGCCGCTGCGGCCGTGCAGCCATAGACCAAGTCTTGAGGTTTATCCAGGGACGCGTTTTCCCGGAAAATGACCGGCGGCATTCCTTTACTTCAACGGGCTTCTGAGGCTCAATCCAAGCAAAAGTTGGTCTTGAAACCAACGTCCGGCCAAAGGCCGAAAAGGGAGGAACCTGACATGTCGCTTTCAGCGATGCTGAAATCCGCGCCGGCTTTAGGCTTGGCGTTGGCGCTCGGTGCCGCGCCCCAGGCGTCGGCGCAAGACAAGACCATCGAACTCAAGCTTTCGCACTGGGTGCCACCGACCCATCCATTGCAAAAGACGATGGAAGAATGGGGCGCCGACATCGAGAAGGCTTCGGGCGGTACCATCAAATACAAGATCTTCCCCTCTCAGCAACTCGGCAAGGCGTTCGACCATTACGACATGGCGCGCGACGGCATCGCCGACTTCACCTACGTCAATCCGGGCTATCAGCCGGGCCGCTTCCCGATCATCGCGGCGGGCGAATTGCCCTTCGTGGTTGGTCAAGCCAAGGGCGGCAACCGCGCGATCGATGCGTGGTACCGCAAATACGCCGCGACCGAGATGAAGGACGTGAAGTACTGCTTCTCATTCGTGCTCGATCCGGTGGCATGGCACTCCAAGACCAAGAAGATCATGGTGCCGTCCGACATCAAGGGCATGAAGATCAGGCCGGCCCAGGCGACGATCGCGGCCTGGATGACATTGCTCGGCGGCACCAATGTGCAGGCCAGCGCGACCGAAGTGCGCGACGTGATGGACAAGGGCGTGGCCGAGGCCGTGACCTTCCCGTGGGGTTCGGTGCCGCTGCTCGGCGTCGACAAGGTCACCAAGTATCACATGGATGCGCCGCTCGGCTCGGTGATGTTCCAGTGGCTGATGAGCCCGCGCACCTACAACGCCATGTCGGCGGCGCAGAAAAAGGTGATCGACGACCACTGCACCACCGACTGGGCGGCGAAGTTCGCCGACCCGTGGGCCGACTTCGAGCACGCCGGCATCGAGAAGATCAAGGCGATGCCGGGCCATGAGGTCTACACCATCAGCAACGAGCAGCTTGCCGAGTGGAAGGCGTCAGCTGAGCCGCTGAAGAAGAAGTGGGCCGACGATGTGAAGAGGGCCGGCGGCGATCCCGACACGATCATGAAAGAGCTGCAAGCTTCGCTCGCGCAGTACAAGGCGGGCTTCTAACGCGGGGCGCGAACAACGGCAGCGGACATTTTCGCTGCCGTTGTCCTGTCAGGGTAGGGCCATGTCCGGCGGCGATCCCACCGAGCCATCATCGGAGAGCAGCACGGCGCCGCGTGGATCGCGCGGCCCGATGAACTGGCTGATCGATCTGATCGAGCTGGTCGCCGCGGGATTCGTCGGCATCGTCGCGGCCGACATCTTCATCTCGGTGATGCTGCGCTACTTCTTCAGCGTGCAGATTCCAGACGCCTATGACTTCGGCCGGCTGCTGCTCGGCATCCTGATCTTCTGGGGCATCGCCGCGACGAGCTATCGCGGCACCCACATCACGGTCGATCTGCTCTACGCCAATGTCGGCCCGAAGCTGCAGCGCTTCATCGACGTGTTCGCGACGCTGGTGCTGCTGTTCGTCGTCACGGTGCAGACCTATACGCTTTACGACAAGGTCTGGACCACGAAGGCCGACCACGTCCTGACCTTCGATCTGCGCTTGCCGACCTGGCCGTTCTTCCTCGTGGCCTGGCTCGGCGACGCGTCCGCCGTGCTCCTCATCGCGATCCGGACCTATCGGCTGATCTTCCAGCCCGACGAGTTCGGCACGAAGTACCAGATCAAGCCGGTCGAGTGAGCCCGTGAGCAGCGAAACCGTCGCCATCCTGGGTTTCGTGGCGCTGTTCTCGCTGATGCTGATGCGCGTGCCGGTCGGCATGGCGATGGGCCTCGTCGGCGTCGGCGGCTTTGCCTACCTGGTCAACGGCGACGCCGCGCTGAAGATCATCGGCCACACCTCGATGCGCACGGTGACCGACTACACCTTCGGCGTCATCCCGATGTTCCTGCTGATGGGCGCCTTCGTCACCAACTCGGGCATGAGCAAGGAGCTTTTCCGCGCCGCCAACACATTCCTCGGCCATCGGCGCGGCGGCCTCGGCATTGCCACCATCGCGGCGTGCGGCGGCTTTGCCGCGATCTCCGGCTCGTCGGTTGCCACCGCGGCCACGTTCTCGACCGTCGCGTATCCGGAGATGCGGCGATACGGCTATCCGGAATCCTTCGCGGCCGGTGTGATCGCGGCTGGCGGCACCCTCGGCGCCATGCTGCCGCCGTCCACCGTGCTCGCGGTCTACGGCATCATCACCGAGCAGGACATCGGCAAGCTGTTCATCGCGGGCGTCCTGCCCGGCATTCTCGCCGCTTCCATGTACATGATCACCGTCGCGATCATCGGCTGGGCGCGGCCGGGCTATCTGCCAGCCGGGCCGCGCAGCACATGGCGCGAGCGGCTCACCGGGCTGCGCGACATCTGGGCGATGCTGCTGCTGTTCTTCTTCGTCATCGGCGGGATGTATGGCGGCTTGTTCACGCCGACCGAAGCTGGCGGCGTCGGCGCCGGCGGCGCATTGATCGTCGGCGTGCTGCGTGGCCGGCTGGGCTTCGAGGAAATCCGCCGCTCGCTTTTGCAAGCCACCCGCACCGCGGCCGCTGTGTTCACCGTGCTGATCGGTGCGTTGCTGTTCGGCTATTTCCTCACCGTGACGCAGACGCCGCAGAACGTCACGGCGTTCCTCACCGGCTTGGGGATCGGCAGCTACGGCGTGCTGGCGCTGATCAT
The Rhodoplanes sp. Z2-YC6860 genome window above contains:
- a CDS encoding DUF3237 domain-containing protein, with product MPLVSEKPIFVLTSPLGGIQILGNTPYGERRIINILGGTVEGPKLNGKVLPGGADWQIVRADGVVHLHARYTIETNTGGQILVDAEGYRHGPPDVMAALARDETVDPSRYYFRTAMRFETADPASSWLNRILAIGYGARANQQVRIEVFEVL
- a CDS encoding crotonase/enoyl-CoA hydratase family protein, producing the protein MAKKASQKASRPTSALPDSLAAELRGNIAVVTLKRPHKRNALDDTTVLGLQSFFATLPKDIKAVVLNGEGQHFSAGLDLTELSERNTAEGVEHSASWHRAFQHIEFGKAPVVAVLHGAVVGGGLELAAAAHVRIAERSTYYALPEGSRGIYVGGGASVRLPRLIGVSRMQEMMLTGRTYNAEEGFSIGLSHYVVEDGEGLAKGVALAKRIAENAPLTNFAITHVLPRIAESDPASGYVTESLMAAIAQGSDEAKSRLKDFLEKRGKKVLRG
- a CDS encoding feruloyl-CoA synthase, with the translated sequence MRNRTAAAAPLRPVRLGPSDVEIERRPDGTLLLRSPHPLERYHDKLTVRLEHWAAVAPDRVFLAQRTRDGSWRKVAYRDAWLQVRSIAQALIERKLSVERPIAILSGNDIEHALLGLAAMMIGVPYAPISVPYSLMSSDFGKLKSIIEVLNPGLVFAADGKAFARAIDSAVPLGVEIVTTVNPLDSRPTSSFAELLMTESTVTVEAFHARVGPDTIAKILFTSGSTGYPKGVINTQRMLCSNQAMIRAGLRFVGDEPPVIVDWLPWNHTFGSNHNFNLVLDNGGSLYIDEGKPLPGAIAATAKNLKEIAPTIYFNVPKGYEALLPHLRADAELRKNFFSRLKVLFYAGAALQQYVWDALQELSVAACGERVIFISSIGSTETSPLAIACNWDYPRPGNIGVPAPGAVLKLVPNEGKLECRLKGPNITPGYWRKPELTNDAFDEEGFYKIGDALKFVDPNDPSQGLLFDGRLAEDFKLASGTWVSAGALRAQFVDHCAPLMRDAVIAGADRDDLTALVFPDIEACRKIAEVPADAPPAAVLGDAKLRGEFSRRLTALAQQSAGSSTRICRIILMAEPPSLDAGEATDKGSINQRAVLTRRKALVEELYASTPSANVISIDERN
- a CDS encoding SDR family NAD(P)-dependent oxidoreductase; the protein is MDPKGHAAIVTGAASGLGAETAAALAKAGSKVACLDINIEGARQTASRIGGIAIKCDVTSESGAVAALKEARDKNGPARILVNCAGVGPAKRMVGRDGPMPLAEFEKVISINLVGTFNMMRLAAADMQTLEPLADHERGVIVSTASVAAFEGQIGQTAYSASKGGVAALTLPAARELSQFGIRVAAIAPGIFATPMLTALPQAAQDSLGASVPFPKRLGEPREYADLVLFIVRSNYLNGEVIRIDGALRMAPR
- a CDS encoding acyl-CoA thioesterase, yielding MMIYIRHARIEWGDCDPAGIVFFPRYFAMFDSCTTGLFSQALGMSKYQFRQHYAFDGYPMVDTRARFLKPTKFGDDVVIETKVTEFRRSSFDVQHRLTLDNELCVECLDTRVWAERNPDNPEKIRSKPIPQDVIAKFNVP
- a CDS encoding SDR family NAD(P)-dependent oxidoreductase, whose translation is MTELKPIVLVTGASAGLGAALAEGFAERGHSIVLVARRAAQLNEVADGIAAKGHERPHVIALDLASPDAGDRLERALQEAGLEPEIVVNNAGFGLLGPAVKLDRAQQLAMVDLNVRIATDLALRFSDSLARRKGGILNVASVLGFLPGPGMAVYHATKAYLVSFSLALHQEMKAKGIRVTVLCPGPIETEFAVRPVGYFARRLTRPLEHVVRHGIAGFLAGEPVVVPGKDNKVLTVLARLLPRWLTLSMVGNSKRRRFEAT
- a CDS encoding SDR family NAD(P)-dependent oxidoreductase; translation: MSTPVTLITGASAGIGAALATMFAEHGHAVVLTARREAQLSAVADAIERAGRPRPRIIATDLARPEATAEIESELRAAGLEVQYLVNNAGFGFVGNATEMNGAERLAMVDLNVRALTELSLTFAPSLVRHKGGLLNVASVAGFMPGPGMAVYHATKAYVVSFSEALHQELKSQGVRVTALCPGPVETEFQTRAGMPEGYFPKIMTRSPDRVAREGYDGLMRGRRIVIPGFNNQVAALLPRFVPRGLLLSMMGRRSRNA
- a CDS encoding alpha/beta fold hydrolase; the protein is MAETGSTTSGGLSWRRHVLYIEGYDPQGAEGYYKLFDHALRRFLKNWPVRAKAGPLQLDSDDFAHWDVAAAGPNWRVHTCYEFLRQERMIRANMAQPMWRQVPRALGLMFNYLYTGTLFRIYRASPQYGAALTYFQLLLILWLAASALGGWCVVWALQKFIALPSVVNVLVGALVAIGVFKLLRPLADKLFTVQINSHWPYLLRYGRGEPSCFDYFVEAGAQRLVEMVKAPGIDEIVVVGHSGGGVLGPAVVARALEIDPALGTHGPKVVLLTPGSLMPGIGLHRHATRVRNEVYRVAIEPSVLWIDVQARADVLNFFNFDPVAGIGIDAGAWRRNPLVWKVRIREMMSPEFYRKRRWDLFRMHYQFVMGNDRRAHYEYMMLVCGPLPVEEWAQDAVETFGRFDADGTCRAVAPQP
- a CDS encoding AMP-binding protein; its protein translation is MNAVEYCLLHGLKVAGPDHPALLNAGETLTYGALAARVGQFAAGLREAGVQPNDRVGMLMLDTPDIIAMHLGAMAAGAIAVAMSSRASPEELTQILSIVRPAVLVIDAEFVETAKLAIAAASPQTRLMYRDGELAAWKSKPAAPLVPTPRKPNDPAFWVMTSGTTGVPKAVEHHHRNVGISARYYAEVLGCTKDDRLFATSRFHFAYAIGNSFAALRMGCGNVLLERWATERSVADTMERFKPTVLLSVPAVYHRLLEAGLAQTPSFRGMRYFVSAGERMPPQIWNAWEAASGHPILDGLGCSELVYMVIGNTPTERKPGSSGYAMPGVELRIVSDDGAVVEQPDTAGRLEVRMTSVCEGYRSAGDTSRPPERPADRFKPDGWFSTGDEYTRDADGFYHHRGRTGDILRVSGLWVSPSEIEDALAGIPSIVESAAVLGENEIGLAEIVLYVVPATGAEPAAAIVAARERLSQVLPRYKQPRRFETIADLPRTATGKVQRHKLRDRLRHDP